Proteins found in one Ovis aries strain OAR_USU_Benz2616 breed Rambouillet chromosome 19, ARS-UI_Ramb_v3.0, whole genome shotgun sequence genomic segment:
- the INKA1 gene encoding PAK4-inhibitor INKA1 has product MHSARLDSFLGQLRWELLCGRDTGSPPMPGPLPPPPKHRPGVRLKHQLRASDALEEDSVCGVEEEDDEVGVTGDRSAAFGGPREHGLDWDSGFSEVSGSTWREEELPVPQHPAASAWPPRRQRLSTSGVAQPSGAPMARVPPVHRPRPKSTPDACLEHWRGLEAEDWTTALLSRGRSRQPLVLGDNCFADLVHNWMELPEAAGEGDNGGGPRARARPPQFLLGLSEQLRRQLARARRAALAGKRLSCPPRPEPELPADVSRFAALMSCRSRQPIICNDVVSYL; this is encoded by the exons ATGCACAGCGCTCGGCTTGACAGTTTCCTGGGCCAGCTGCGCTGGGAACTG CTGTGTGGCCGGGACACTGGCTCACCCCCAATGCCTGGTCCCCTTCCGCCACCCCCCAAACACCGCCCAGGCGTGCGGCTCAAGCACCAGCTCAGGGCCTCAGATGCGTTGGAAGAGGACTCGGTCTGTGGTGTGGAGGAAGAGGATGACGAAGTAGGGGTGACAGGAGACAGGAGTGCAGCCTTTGGGGGCCCCAGGGAGCACGGCCTGGACTGGGACTCTGGCTTCTCAGAGGTGTCGGGCAGCACATGGAGAGAGGAAGAGCTGCCCGTACCCCAGCACCCAGCAGCCTCGGCATGGCCCCCCCGGAGACAGCGCCTCTCAACCAGTGGTGTTGCCCAGCCTAGCGGAGCGCCCATGGCCCGGGTACCACCTGTCCACCGACCACGGCCCAAGTCCACCCCAGATGCCTGCCTGGAGCACTGGCGGGGGCTAGAAGCCGAGGACTGGACCACAGCCCTGCTGAGCAGGGGTCGTAGTCGCCAGCCCCTGGTGCTGGGGGACAATTGCTTTGCGGACTTGGTGCACAACTGGATGGAGCTGCCCGAGGCAGCGGGTGAGGGGGACAATGGGGGTGGGCCCCGTGCGCGTGCTCGGCCCCCCCAGTTCCTGCTGGGCCTCTCTGAGCAGCTGCGGCGCCAGCTAGCCAGGGCGCGCCGGGCAGCACTGGCAGGAAAGCGACTGTCATGCCCACCTCGCCCAGAACCCGAACTACCTGCGGATGTCTCACGCTTTGCAGCCCTCATGAGTTGCCGCAGTCGGCAGCCCATCATTTGCAATGATGTTGTCAGCTACCTCTGA